In Paenibacillus guangzhouensis, a single window of DNA contains:
- a CDS encoding glycosyltransferase, with protein sequence MWIVLLMVAGCLCGLLLFRKNIVPPAYEPYRGPYKLSVIIPARNEACNLPYLLDSLMSQTTAPYEIIVVDDFSDDGTREIAERYTGVKVIAGTPLPDGWTGKSWAVWNGYLHATGDMFVFLDADIRMAPHALGSLMKARDRSQGVISVVPFHHTEKFYEKLALVMNMLGIFTFTSIFERQNPKQGLYGSCILALREDYEKIKGHESVKSEVLDDLLIGSKFVEAGIPVTNFIGYDMVSFRMYPQGIRSQIEGFSKGAILSTSTLSPWTIVPIAIWVIGLLVSGAAWVFINTSWAWPLLTGYILYMAQIFYFIRYVGVFGFLVPVVHVLASLFFVFIMLYSMFQVVVRGEVRWKGRLVQVRGRRDP encoded by the coding sequence ATGTGGATCGTCTTGCTGATGGTCGCCGGATGTCTCTGTGGATTGTTACTGTTCAGAAAAAATATCGTACCTCCTGCATATGAGCCCTACCGCGGGCCATATAAACTCTCGGTCATTATCCCTGCTCGCAATGAGGCGTGCAATCTGCCTTATCTTCTCGATTCGCTTATGTCACAGACCACCGCACCTTACGAGATTATCGTGGTGGATGATTTCTCTGATGATGGGACGAGAGAAATTGCAGAACGGTATACCGGTGTGAAAGTGATTGCAGGTACGCCGCTACCGGACGGGTGGACGGGAAAGAGTTGGGCCGTATGGAATGGATACTTGCACGCGACGGGGGATATGTTTGTTTTCCTAGATGCAGATATTCGAATGGCGCCACATGCGTTAGGTTCTTTAATGAAAGCCCGCGATCGTTCGCAAGGGGTTATTTCGGTCGTCCCGTTTCATCACACGGAGAAGTTCTATGAGAAGCTCGCGCTCGTCATGAATATGCTGGGTATTTTTACGTTTACGTCGATCTTTGAACGGCAAAATCCGAAGCAGGGCCTCTATGGATCATGTATTCTAGCCCTTCGCGAGGATTATGAGAAAATTAAAGGTCATGAGAGCGTCAAATCCGAGGTGCTCGACGATCTGCTCATTGGATCCAAATTCGTCGAAGCTGGCATTCCAGTAACGAATTTTATCGGCTATGACATGGTCTCCTTCCGAATGTATCCCCAAGGGATTCGAAGCCAGATCGAAGGCTTTAGCAAAGGGGCTATATTGAGCACGTCGACCCTCAGTCCATGGACGATTGTGCCGATCGCGATCTGGGTCATCGGACTATTGGTGTCGGGTGCAGCATGGGTATTCATCAATACGTCATGGGCCTGGCCCTTACTAACTGGGTATATTCTCTATATGGCGCAGATCTTTTATTTCATCCGGTATGTCGGTGTATTCGGATTCCTCGTTCCGGTGGTGCATGTGCTGGCTTCGCTATTTTTTGTATTCATCATGCTCTATTCGATGTTTCAGGTCGTTGTTCGGGGAGAGGTAAGATGGAAAGGCAGGCTCGTCCAAGTGAGGGGCAGGCGAGATCCATGA
- a CDS encoding Crp/Fnr family transcriptional regulator gives MDRIQYLSQFNLLHSLSREDLVEMDELTSITIFPKHTYIQTPDSFKEGLYFIKQGKVRLFKLNSDGKQFTSDILCEGNVFGEMKFIALGTRDHYIETIEESHICLMNKDRFENYLMERPRFMMNMIQVLSDRIAQMSHLTQNLALGNLHDKILYIIKRLANQFGYSAHDAKYVRIAYALSHQEIANLVGATREAVTTALQELVKDGMIQTGFKTIYLHRSQLDKL, from the coding sequence ATGGATCGCATTCAATATTTGTCACAATTCAATTTACTTCACTCCTTATCTAGAGAAGATCTAGTCGAAATGGATGAATTAACGTCGATCACGATTTTTCCGAAACATACATATATTCAAACCCCTGATTCCTTCAAAGAAGGCTTATATTTTATCAAGCAGGGAAAGGTGCGGTTGTTCAAGCTGAATAGCGATGGGAAACAATTTACATCAGATATTCTGTGCGAAGGCAACGTATTCGGCGAGATGAAATTTATCGCGCTCGGCACGAGGGATCATTATATTGAGACGATCGAAGAAAGCCATATTTGCTTAATGAATAAAGATCGATTCGAGAACTATCTGATGGAACGACCTCGATTTATGATGAATATGATTCAAGTCCTCAGCGATCGTATCGCTCAGATGAGTCATTTAACGCAAAATCTAGCACTAGGGAATCTACATGACAAAATTCTGTATATCATCAAGAGGTTGGCGAATCAATTCGGATATTCGGCGCATGACGCGAAGTATGTGAGAATAGCGTACGCTTTGTCGCATCAGGAAATTGCGAATCTTGTTGGCGCGACGAGAGAAGCAGTCACGACTGCATTGCAAGAATTAGTCAAAGACGGCATGATTCAGACAGGGTTCAAAACAATCTATCTTCATCGCTCTCAGCTGGACAAGTTGTAA
- the guaD gene encoding guanine deaminase, translating into MTKYSQIFQGTAFSSTTPKEVQILKDYLFCINSNGLIERVVSPEDNDYQPLIDTYQDQANFHRLADGQYILPGFIDLHVHAPQWAQSGTALDIPLYDWLNTYTFPLESKFADLDFADQVYTDVVNTLLANGTTTALYFATVHKEASIRLAEICAKQGQRGLVGKVVMDHPENNPDYYRDKDTASALADTEEFILAVQELAKSAKQGVYPVVTPRFIPSCTDEGLQGLGELAAKYDAYVQSHCSESDWAHGYVQERHKKNDAFALNDFGLLREKSVMAHCNFLSDEDADLFAEKGTAICHCPVSNSYFANSVIPIAHLQAKGVEIGLGSDISGGFSPSLFDNARQAVISSRMLEDGVNPALPAAERGVPNSRITINEAFYLATAGGGESLSLPIGRLEAGYAWDAQIIDTTLATARLPIYSADENLNDVFQKIMYLARPENIREVWVQGEKVHTR; encoded by the coding sequence ATGACTAAATATTCGCAAATTTTTCAAGGTACTGCTTTTTCGTCTACAACTCCCAAAGAAGTGCAAATTCTCAAGGATTATCTGTTCTGCATTAACTCGAACGGGTTGATCGAGCGCGTCGTCTCTCCCGAAGACAATGACTATCAACCGTTAATAGATACGTATCAAGATCAAGCGAACTTCCATCGCCTTGCGGATGGGCAGTATATCCTGCCCGGCTTCATCGACCTGCACGTGCATGCGCCGCAATGGGCGCAGTCGGGCACAGCACTCGATATTCCGCTCTATGACTGGTTGAACACGTATACGTTCCCACTCGAATCGAAATTCGCCGATCTCGATTTCGCCGATCAAGTCTATACCGACGTAGTCAACACGCTGCTGGCGAACGGCACGACGACGGCACTCTACTTCGCCACCGTACACAAAGAGGCGAGCATCCGACTTGCCGAGATCTGCGCGAAGCAAGGCCAGCGCGGCTTGGTCGGTAAAGTCGTCATGGATCATCCGGAGAATAACCCGGATTATTACCGGGACAAGGATACGGCATCCGCGCTTGCGGATACAGAAGAATTCATTCTCGCGGTTCAAGAACTAGCGAAATCGGCGAAGCAGGGCGTCTATCCTGTTGTAACGCCGCGGTTCATTCCAAGCTGTACGGACGAGGGCTTGCAGGGGCTCGGCGAGCTCGCTGCCAAGTACGATGCCTATGTACAGTCGCACTGCAGCGAGAGCGATTGGGCACATGGTTACGTGCAGGAGCGCCATAAGAAGAACGACGCGTTCGCGTTGAATGATTTCGGCTTGCTGCGCGAGAAGTCCGTCATGGCACACTGCAACTTCCTGAGCGACGAGGATGCGGATTTATTCGCCGAGAAAGGAACAGCCATCTGCCATTGTCCCGTCTCGAACAGCTATTTCGCGAACAGCGTCATTCCGATTGCACATTTGCAAGCGAAAGGCGTGGAAATTGGGCTAGGCTCGGATATTTCGGGCGGGTTCTCCCCAAGTCTCTTCGACAACGCCAGACAAGCTGTTATCTCCTCACGCATGCTCGAAGACGGCGTGAACCCGGCGCTTCCTGCCGCAGAACGCGGTGTACCAAATTCGCGCATCACCATTAACGAAGCGTTCTATCTGGCTACTGCCGGCGGCGGCGAGAGCTTGAGCTTGCCGATCGGACGGCTGGAAGCCGGCTACGCATGGGATGCACAGATCATCGACACGACGTTAGCGACGGCTCGATTACCGATCTATTCGGCGGATGAGAACTTAAACGATGTGTTCCAGAAAATCATGTACCTGGCACGTCCCGAAAATATCCGCGAGGTGTGGGTGCAGGGCGAGAAGGTTCATACGCGGTAA
- a CDS encoding DNA alkylation repair protein, whose product MQPKEEIDYLARKGARKLTDIPSDVLELLQTGALQSVNLTEWLAVDHLTLLHHVLLELGLEQETHAMIERLRCTKETKIMKIIPAIAVEWLGLFAQMPEQDSSRIFHSLASHLSDSVRCWAAYIIGLDQRLSLEERLATIRPFAADTHFGVREIAWMAVREPIMRDLERALALLAVWVMDPDANIRRFAVESIRPIGVWAKHIQPLKENPALALSLLERVKADPVKYVQDSVGNWLNDASKTRPEWVVEVCNQWLDLSDTKETRRIVTKAKRSVEKMK is encoded by the coding sequence ATGCAGCCGAAGGAAGAAATCGATTATCTCGCGCGAAAAGGTGCTAGGAAACTAACGGATATCCCTAGCGATGTCTTGGAGCTGCTGCAAACAGGAGCACTTCAATCGGTGAATTTGACCGAATGGCTGGCAGTGGATCATCTCACTTTACTGCACCATGTGCTGCTGGAGCTTGGACTGGAGCAAGAGACGCATGCAATGATAGAGAGGCTTCGCTGCACGAAGGAAACGAAAATCATGAAGATCATTCCGGCGATTGCGGTAGAATGGCTCGGTCTGTTCGCGCAAATGCCAGAGCAGGACAGCTCACGAATCTTCCACTCGCTGGCTTCCCATCTCTCGGATAGTGTGCGCTGCTGGGCCGCTTATATCATTGGCTTGGATCAAAGGTTAAGCTTGGAAGAGCGGCTAGCCACCATTCGTCCTTTTGCAGCGGATACGCATTTTGGTGTCCGCGAGATTGCTTGGATGGCTGTCAGGGAGCCGATCATGAGGGATTTAGAGAGGGCGCTCGCGCTGCTCGCTGTATGGGTGATGGATCCGGATGCGAATATCCGGCGATTCGCGGTCGAATCGATTCGCCCCATTGGAGTCTGGGCCAAGCATATTCAACCGCTGAAGGAAAACCCGGCCTTGGCCCTATCCTTACTAGAGAGGGTGAAGGCGGATCCAGTCAAATACGTACAGGACTCCGTCGGCAATTGGTTAAATGATGCCAGTAAGACCCGCCCGGAATGGGTTGTCGAGGTATGTAATCAGTGGCTTGACTTATCGGATACGAAGGAGACGCGAAGAATCGTGACGAAGGCTAAGCGAAGTGTAGAGAAAATGAAATAG
- a CDS encoding glycoside hydrolase family 35 protein produces the protein MSIFAVEGNQFVFDGQPVRLISGAIHYFRVVPEYWRDRLMKLKACGFNTVETYVPWNLHEPKEGQFNFEGIADIVKFIEIAGELGLYVIIRPSPYICAEWEFGGMPAWLLADPGMQLRCFHQPFLDKIDAYYDVLLPKFVPLLCTNGGPIIAMQIENEYGSYGNDTQYLEYLRESKIKRGIDVLLFTSDGPGDFMLQGGMVPGVLETVNFGSRPKEAFNELRIYQPEGPIMCMEYWNGWFDHWFEQHHTRDAADVARVFDEMLAMDASVNFYMFHGGTNFGFWSGANDDGTKYMPTITSYDYDVPISESGDVTDKFYAVREVVSKYVDLGPLELPEPIQKKAYGEVNMSQQASLFESLNKLSTSVQRTCPDPMELLGQNYGFILYTTRISGPRPETKLNLQDVHDRAQIFVDGEFKGVVERWNKDAEPIKFSIPPEGAQLSVLVENMGRTNYGPHLRDVKGITEGIRFGAQFLYHWTIHTLPMDDLSKLEYSPAGAKCEDKPSFYKGTFHVDETADTFLELKGWNKGVAYINGFNLGRYWETVGPQKTLYIPGPLLRKGANELVLFELHGAEEPVVTLRDSAILG, from the coding sequence GTGTCTATTTTTGCTGTGGAAGGTAACCAATTTGTTTTTGATGGCCAGCCTGTCAGGCTTATTTCAGGTGCAATCCATTATTTCCGCGTCGTTCCCGAATATTGGCGGGATCGTCTGATGAAACTGAAGGCGTGCGGCTTCAACACGGTAGAAACCTATGTACCGTGGAACTTGCACGAGCCAAAGGAAGGACAATTCAACTTTGAGGGCATCGCCGATATCGTCAAGTTTATCGAGATAGCTGGCGAATTGGGTCTTTATGTTATCATTCGACCAAGTCCGTATATTTGCGCAGAATGGGAATTTGGCGGAATGCCGGCATGGCTTCTGGCTGATCCTGGCATGCAGCTGCGCTGTTTCCACCAACCGTTCCTAGATAAAATTGACGCCTATTATGACGTCTTGCTGCCGAAGTTTGTGCCTCTGCTCTGCACGAATGGCGGGCCGATCATCGCGATGCAAATCGAGAACGAATACGGCAGTTACGGCAACGACACGCAGTATCTAGAATATTTAAGAGAGAGCAAGATCAAGCGCGGTATCGACGTATTGCTATTCACTTCCGATGGACCAGGAGATTTCATGCTGCAAGGCGGTATGGTGCCGGGCGTGCTGGAGACCGTCAATTTTGGTTCCCGTCCAAAGGAAGCTTTCAATGAACTTCGCATTTATCAGCCGGAAGGGCCGATCATGTGTATGGAATATTGGAACGGCTGGTTCGATCATTGGTTCGAGCAGCACCATACTCGCGACGCAGCTGATGTGGCGAGAGTATTCGACGAAATGCTGGCGATGGACGCTTCGGTCAACTTCTATATGTTCCATGGCGGTACGAACTTCGGTTTCTGGAGCGGCGCCAACGACGACGGCACGAAATATATGCCGACGATCACGAGCTACGACTACGATGTACCGATCAGCGAATCCGGTGATGTGACGGATAAGTTCTATGCTGTACGCGAGGTTGTATCCAAATATGTCGACCTCGGACCGCTCGAGCTGCCTGAGCCGATCCAGAAGAAAGCTTACGGCGAAGTGAACATGTCCCAGCAGGCTTCACTGTTCGAATCACTCAATAAGCTATCGACGTCGGTGCAAAGAACTTGCCCAGATCCGATGGAGCTGCTCGGACAAAACTACGGCTTTATCCTGTATACAACACGGATATCCGGACCGCGCCCAGAGACGAAGCTGAATTTGCAGGATGTGCACGATCGTGCGCAGATCTTTGTCGATGGTGAATTCAAGGGCGTCGTTGAGCGCTGGAACAAGGACGCGGAGCCGATCAAATTCAGTATCCCGCCAGAAGGTGCACAATTAAGCGTGCTCGTCGAAAATATGGGCAGAACCAACTATGGTCCACACTTGCGCGATGTGAAAGGGATTACGGAAGGCATTCGCTTCGGAGCGCAGTTCCTGTATCATTGGACGATCCATACGCTTCCTATGGATGATTTGTCGAAGCTGGAGTATTCGCCCGCAGGAGCGAAATGCGAAGACAAGCCGTCGTTCTACAAAGGCACGTTCCATGTGGATGAGACGGCAGATACGTTCCTCGAGCTGAAGGGCTGGAACAAAGGCGTCGCCTACATCAACGGCTTCAACCTTGGACGATATTGGGAAACGGTAGGTCCGCAAAAAACGTTATACATCCCAGGCCCGCTTCTGCGCAAAGGAGCGAACGAGCTCGTGCTGTTCGAACTGCATGGTGCTGAAGAGCCGGTCGTAACCCTTCGCGATAGTGCTATTTTAGGATAA